A window of Micrococcales bacterium contains these coding sequences:
- a CDS encoding tRNA (cytidine(34)-2'-O)-methyltransferase, with product MFDLVFYAPCIPSNTGNAIRLAAVTGVRLHLVEPLGFELTDAKLRRSGLDYHDLAVMKVHRDFDALLGALTTQPGPARRIWAFSTEATTAYNSISYQPDDVLLFGPEPDGLPVSIKHHGAVTAQLRIPMLPARRSLNLANSASIVVYEAWRQNDFAGGL from the coding sequence GTGTTTGACCTTGTTTTTTACGCCCCGTGCATTCCGTCGAACACTGGCAACGCCATCCGCTTGGCGGCGGTTACCGGGGTGCGGCTGCATTTGGTTGAACCGCTTGGCTTTGAGCTGACTGACGCCAAACTGAGACGCAGCGGGCTCGACTACCACGACCTAGCGGTGATGAAAGTCCACCGGGACTTTGACGCCCTGCTGGGTGCACTGACCACCCAGCCCGGCCCGGCCCGGCGGATTTGGGCTTTCAGCACCGAGGCCACTACTGCCTACAACTCGATTAGCTACCAGCCTGACGATGTGCTGTTGTTTGGGCCTGAACCGGACGGATTGCCGGTCTCGATCAAGCACCATGGAGCCGTTACCGCCCAGCTTCGTATCCCTATGTTGCCGGCCAGGCGTTCACTTAATCTGGCCAATTCGGCCTCGATTGTGGTCTACGAGGCCTGGCGGCAAAACGACTTTGCCGGCGGCCTGTAG
- the tmk gene encoding dTMP kinase, translated as MSRGRFIAFEGGDGVGKSVQVELLAGQLRATGVAGVDGGVELVLTREPGGTKLGAELRQTLLHGGEVAPATEALLYAADRAQHVAQVIIPALERGAVVISDRFVDSSLAYQSYGRGLDLEAVMAINHFGTGGLVPDMTVVLEVPPAVAAQRQAAAGDTPDRLESAGAAFHQAVAAGYLDLARLAPERHTVIPAMGTPAQVAARVWAALAPVLDVKP; from the coding sequence ATGAGTAGGGGCCGGTTTATCGCCTTTGAGGGTGGCGACGGCGTTGGCAAGTCGGTTCAAGTCGAACTCTTGGCCGGCCAGCTCCGCGCCACCGGTGTGGCTGGGGTAGACGGCGGGGTGGAACTGGTGCTGACGCGGGAACCGGGCGGCACCAAACTTGGCGCCGAATTGCGCCAGACGCTGCTGCACGGTGGCGAGGTCGCCCCTGCGACCGAGGCCCTGCTTTACGCCGCCGACAGAGCCCAACATGTGGCCCAGGTAATCATCCCGGCCCTCGAACGCGGCGCAGTGGTGATCTCTGATCGTTTTGTCGACTCCTCGTTGGCCTACCAAAGCTATGGCCGGGGCCTTGATCTCGAGGCCGTCATGGCCATAAACCACTTTGGTACTGGGGGTTTGGTGCCGGATATGACGGTGGTCTTGGAAGTCCCGCCAGCCGTAGCGGCCCAACGCCAAGCCGCCGCCGGTGACACGCCAGATCGGCTGGAATCAGCCGGTGCGGCTTTCCACCAGGCCGTCGCGGCTGGCTATCTAGACCTGGCGCGTTTGGCTCCGGAGCGGCACACAGTGATTCCGGCCATGGGCACTCCGGCGCAAGTAGCGGCCAGGGTTTGGGCGGCGCTGGCGCCAGTTCTGGACGTGAAGCCGTGA